One Xyrauchen texanus isolate HMW12.3.18 chromosome 34, RBS_HiC_50CHRs, whole genome shotgun sequence genomic window carries:
- the LOC127627392 gene encoding keratinocyte-associated transmembrane protein 2-like, whose protein sequence is MAAMRKMGRKYSSVGIFALLCLQICSLKCYAMPVSADKVLESTENETDNITGMLNKNVPTTQSDSKLNEMTEVLITTAATGNTTTIASTAPPPPVTAAPDNSVNLPEHATSTKSSSEESTSTPANKQPTTSTPAGETTEIRFNNRDGPDVELTVYTNGKDEDEDNDDDYDGMNDSQVNEENQGIGKDLFPEVYNSPFESSETIAVNIKDTTIYTTQDEDSHFFFHLVVIAFLVAIVYITYHNKRKIMLLAQSHRWRDGFCSRGIEYHRLDQNVNEAMPSLKMTNDYIF, encoded by the exons ATGGCGGCGATGCGGAAGATGGGAAGAAAGTACTCGTCTGTGGGAATATTCGCTTTATTATGCCTGCAAATCTGCTCTCTGAAATGTTATGCAATGCCAGTGTCAG CTGACAAGGTGCTGGAGAGTACTGAAAATGAAACCGATAACATCACAGGAATGCTAAACAAGAATGTGCCAACCACTCAGTCTGACAGTAAGTTGAATGAAATGACTGAAGTGTTGATTACAACAGCAGCTACTGGCAATACCACCACCATAGCATCcactgctcctcctcctcctgtaaCTGCTGCCCCAGACAACAGTGTGAACCTTCCAGAGCATGCCACATCGACCAAATCCAGTTCAGAAGAGTCCACCAGCACACCTGCAAACAAGCAACCTACCACCTCCACCCCTGCTGGAGAGACAACAGAGATACGTTTCAATAACAGGGATGGACCAGATGTGGAACTTACTGTTTACACAAATGGcaaagatgaagatgaagataatgatgatgattatgatggtATGAATGACAGTCAGGTAAATGAAGAAAACCAGGGCATTGGGAAAGACCTGTTCCCTGAAGTTTATAACTCTCCCTTTGAAAGCTCTGAGACAATTGCTGTAAACATCAAGGACACAACCATCTATACAACTCAGGATGAAGACTCACACTTCTTCTTTCACCTGGTCGTCATCGCCTTTTTAGTGGCCATTGTCTACATCACCTACCACAACAAGAGAAAG ATCATGTTACTGGCTCAAAGTCACCGCTGGAGGGACGGCTTCTGCTCACGCGGCATCGAGTACCACAGACTCGACCAGAATGTCAACGAGGCCATGCCTTCACTCAAGATGACCAATGACTACATCTTCTGA
- the LOC127627604 gene encoding voltage-dependent anion-selective channel protein 1-like yields the protein MAVPPTYVDLGKSARDIFNKGYGFGLIKLDLKTRSENGLEFKSSGSANTENSKVAGTLETKYKWAEHGLTFTEKWNTDNTLGTEITLEDQLAKGLKLTFDSSFSPNTGKKSGKIKSSYQREHINLGCDVDNDINGTTVHGAVVVGLEGWLAGYQMTFEAGRNRISQSNFAVGYKTDELQLHTNVNDGTEFGGSIYQKVSDNLETAVNLAWTVGNSNTRFGIAAKYQIDDDASFSAKVNNSSLVGLGYTQTLKSGIKLTLSALLDGKNINAGGHKLGLGLEFEA from the exons ATGGCCGTTCCTCCAACATATGTAGATCTGGGCAAGTCTGCCAGGGACATCTTCAACAAAGGATATG gTTTTGGTCTTATTAAGCTGGACTTAAAAACAAGGTCAGAAAATGGATTG GAGTTCAAAAGCTCTGGCTCCGCTAACACAGAGAACAGTAAGGTGGCAGGGACACTGGAGACCAAGTACAAGTGGGCAGAACACGGGCTGACCTTTACTGAGAAGTGGAACACTGATAATACTCTCGGTACGGAGATAACTCTAGAGGACCAG TTGGCCAAAGGGCTGAAGCTGACATTTGATTCATCATTTTCTCCAAACACTGG CAAAAAGAGTGGTAAGATCAAGAGCAGCTACCAGCGTGAGCACATTAACCTGGGCTGTGATGTGGACAATGACATCAATGGCACTACGGTGCATGGAGCTGTGGTGGTGGGCTTGGAGGGCTGGCTTGCCGGTTACCAGATGACTTTTGAGGCCGGCAGGAACCGCATCTCTCAGAGCAACTTTGCTGTTGGCTACAAGACGGATGAGCTCCAGCTCCACACAAATGT GAATGATGGTACAGAATTTGGCGGTTCCATCTACCAGAAAGTCAGTGATAATCTGGAGACAGCAGTGAATCTGGCCTGGACCGTTGGCAACAGCAACACTCGCTTTGGCATCGCTGCCAAGTATCAGATTGATGATGACGCTTCCTTCTCG GCCAAAGTGAACAATTCCAGCCTTGTTGGTCTTGGATATACTCAAACCTTGAAGTCTG GAATTAAGTTGACCCTCTCTGCTCTTCTGGACGGGAAGAACATCAACGCAGGCGGCCACAAgctgggtttaggtctggagttTGAAGCATAG